In Pseudomonadota bacterium, the following are encoded in one genomic region:
- a CDS encoding ROK family protein, which yields MGRRAFCTTSGTGSLSARRSLHQRGGRAKRGVSDRGVEERDVDRADTVQGAVGVEITDEQFLVAVVEPEGRIVSEPVTRSLDRDREPTAFLRECVVPAVELALRERPERVVGLGVALPGTLRPEEGLCLFSTALGWENVAVAETLSNALKMPVSLVNDIRANYDGERVYGAGQGIDNLFCLTAGRGIEGALGVRGQLYEGDTDSAGEIGHLTVELDGLACACGNQGCLQTVASTPAVARMAAEAIRLGAQSALSEWASETNPITCDLVERAALEGDALALKVFDAIGRYLGLALSSVITLVNPRRIVIGGPLATSFDLFAPALLEEVRKRARMVPRDYTEIVATPLKQQATLLGAAWRALEARRGGAVTPS from the coding sequence ATGGGCCGTCGGGCTTTCTGCACGACGTCGGGGACGGGTTCGCTCAGCGCTCGACGATCCCTGCACCAACGAGGGGGGCGCGCAAAGAGAGGAGTGTCAGATCGGGGGGTGGAAGAGCGCGATGTGGACAGAGCAGATACAGTCCAAGGGGCGGTGGGGGTGGAGATCACCGACGAGCAGTTTCTCGTCGCTGTCGTCGAGCCCGAAGGTAGAATCGTGTCCGAGCCGGTCACGCGCTCACTCGACCGCGACCGCGAGCCCACCGCGTTCCTTCGCGAATGCGTGGTGCCCGCAGTCGAGCTCGCACTCCGAGAGCGACCCGAGCGCGTGGTCGGACTGGGTGTCGCCCTCCCCGGAACCCTGCGCCCGGAAGAGGGCCTCTGCCTTTTCTCCACCGCGCTCGGGTGGGAGAACGTCGCCGTGGCCGAAACCCTCTCGAACGCGCTCAAGATGCCCGTCTCACTGGTCAACGACATACGCGCCAACTACGACGGAGAGCGCGTGTACGGTGCGGGTCAAGGCATCGACAATCTCTTCTGCCTCACCGCCGGACGCGGCATCGAAGGCGCGCTCGGGGTGCGTGGCCAGCTCTACGAGGGCGACACCGACAGTGCGGGGGAGATCGGTCACCTCACCGTCGAGCTCGACGGGCTGGCTTGTGCCTGCGGAAACCAGGGCTGTCTGCAGACCGTGGCCAGCACACCCGCCGTCGCCCGCATGGCGGCAGAAGCCATTCGACTCGGAGCGCAGAGCGCTCTGTCGGAATGGGCCAGCGAGACGAATCCCATCACCTGCGACCTCGTGGAGCGCGCGGCCCTCGAGGGAGACGCCCTCGCGCTGAAGGTCTTCGACGCCATCGGGCGCTACCTCGGGCTTGCCCTCTCCAGCGTCATCACGCTCGTGAACCCGCGCCGCATCGTCATCGGTGGCCCACTCGCCACGTCTTTCGATCTCTTTGCGCCGGCACTGCTCGAAGAGGTGCGCAAGCGCGCACGCATGGTTCCGCGCGACTACACCGAGATCGTGGCGACCCCGCTGAAGCAGCAGGCCACACTGCTCGGAGCGGCGTGGCGTGCCCTCGAGGCCCGTCGGGGGGGCGCGGTCACCCCGTCCTGA
- the ugpC gene encoding sn-glycerol-3-phosphate ABC transporter ATP-binding protein UgpC, translated as MRRDVHVVQDLDLEIRDGEFLVLVGPSGCGKSTTLRMVAGLEDITSGDIYIDETRVNDLSPKDRDIAMVFQNYALYPHMNVYDNMAFGLRLRKMPPAEIDERVQNAARLLKIESFLQRKPKELSGGQRQRVAMGRAIVRRPKVFLMDEPLSNLDAKLRVQMRAELQKLHRTLGVTTIYVTHDQTEAMTLGHRIVLMRDGLIQQFDSPLNIYERPANQYTAGFVGSPPMNFVDAVVECAPDGVYLKGSGFRVGAPPETHGDLRGHDGKAVTLGVRPESIHEGADASGKARFEANIEVLEEMGSEVYLHLSCGDDTLVARVDAHTRARVGDRAPFAFDLGKMHVFDKTTEKAIAHGPNALGDSAVTRASA; from the coding sequence ATGCGGCGTGATGTGCACGTCGTGCAAGATCTCGACCTCGAGATCCGGGACGGGGAGTTCCTCGTTCTGGTGGGTCCCAGCGGATGTGGGAAATCAACCACGCTGCGCATGGTGGCGGGCCTTGAAGACATCACGAGCGGCGACATCTACATCGACGAGACGCGCGTCAACGATCTCTCTCCCAAGGATCGCGACATCGCAATGGTCTTCCAGAACTACGCGCTCTATCCGCACATGAACGTCTACGACAACATGGCGTTCGGCCTTCGCCTGCGAAAGATGCCCCCGGCCGAGATCGACGAGCGGGTTCAGAACGCGGCACGTCTTCTCAAGATCGAGTCGTTCCTGCAGCGCAAGCCGAAGGAGCTGTCCGGTGGACAGCGCCAGCGCGTGGCCATGGGGCGCGCAATCGTTCGCCGGCCCAAGGTGTTCCTCATGGACGAGCCGCTCAGCAATCTCGATGCGAAGCTGCGCGTCCAGATGCGGGCCGAGCTGCAGAAGCTCCACCGCACGCTCGGGGTCACCACCATCTATGTCACGCACGATCAGACCGAGGCCATGACGCTGGGGCATCGTATCGTGCTGATGCGCGATGGCCTCATCCAGCAGTTCGACTCACCGCTCAACATCTACGAGCGGCCGGCCAACCAGTACACCGCAGGATTCGTCGGATCTCCGCCGATGAACTTCGTCGACGCCGTCGTCGAGTGTGCGCCAGACGGGGTGTACCTCAAAGGCAGCGGGTTTCGCGTCGGTGCCCCTCCAGAGACGCACGGAGACCTTCGAGGACATGACGGGAAGGCGGTTACCCTGGGGGTTCGTCCCGAGTCGATCCACGAGGGCGCTGACGCGTCGGGGAAGGCCCGCTTCGAGGCCAACATCGAGGTGCTCGAGGAGATGGGCTCGGAGGTCTATCTGCATCTCTCGTGCGGCGACGACACCCTCGTGGCCCGTGTCGACGCGCACACCCGCGCGCGCGTCGGCGACCGCGCGCCCTTTGCCTTCGATCTCGGAAAGATGCATGTCTTCGACAAGACGACCGAGAAGGCCATCGCTCACGGTCCCAACGCCCTGGGTGATTCGGCCGTCACTCGAGCAAGCGCATGA
- a CDS encoding LysM peptidoglycan-binding domain-containing protein — translation MSRAGLVVLGEVTEAPIPSLRVEEVRDALAGCECRGVTRRHDPVVKLSARAVRVIEEASRAVAPLSCAGVLLGTVSQVGDSWMVDVREALAFNATPEVHRVRVPRHAWQEMLAAKAASFQSLRVVGWYHSHPGTGVSVSEADSFVHRYFFPADWQVACVIDPERADLQVFSSRGRGVSQLGAYWVDRAVAEAPRSAPPKPVSATAARPSGSAGGTLPSAPSEVSQTSETYLKERFVERSLEKILRQLQEPPMTLRDFAMLGIMGLMLVVLIFTRVGAGGTSSELEKVNQRLDALTQRLDAVLGDGRAPEVRVRATPQRLSSPRPSGAASAAASAEDRAPADGKPDLEHKMKAGESMWDLADHYYGDGSMQNALLRYNKITDPRDVKAGAVVKIPSRARLLSPKAGASPSPMADRSSRHVRPSTASARPVNRLRGGAPVASERTSPTQPRKDNAPAPTPH, via the coding sequence ATGAGTCGCGCCGGTCTTGTCGTTCTGGGTGAGGTGACCGAGGCGCCCATCCCTTCGCTGCGTGTCGAAGAGGTTCGAGATGCCCTGGCCGGATGCGAGTGCCGCGGGGTGACCCGCAGACACGATCCGGTCGTGAAGCTGTCGGCCAGGGCCGTGCGCGTCATCGAGGAGGCTTCTCGAGCCGTTGCGCCGCTCTCGTGTGCAGGTGTGCTGCTCGGAACGGTGAGCCAGGTCGGTGACTCGTGGATGGTCGATGTGCGCGAGGCGCTGGCGTTCAACGCCACGCCCGAGGTGCACCGCGTGCGCGTCCCGCGACACGCCTGGCAGGAGATGCTGGCCGCGAAAGCCGCGTCGTTTCAAAGCCTGCGGGTGGTGGGCTGGTATCACAGCCACCCGGGCACGGGGGTGAGTGTCTCCGAAGCCGACAGCTTCGTGCATCGCTACTTCTTCCCCGCCGACTGGCAGGTGGCATGCGTCATCGATCCGGAGCGCGCTGACCTCCAGGTCTTCAGCAGCCGCGGTCGGGGCGTGTCACAGCTCGGCGCCTACTGGGTCGATCGCGCGGTCGCCGAAGCCCCTCGATCGGCCCCGCCGAAGCCCGTCTCGGCCACTGCCGCGCGGCCTTCCGGCAGTGCAGGCGGAACGCTTCCAAGCGCGCCGTCGGAGGTTTCGCAGACCAGTGAGACCTATCTCAAAGAGCGGTTCGTCGAGCGCAGCCTCGAGAAGATCCTGCGTCAGCTGCAGGAACCGCCGATGACGCTTCGTGATTTTGCCATGCTCGGCATCATGGGCCTGATGCTTGTTGTCCTCATCTTCACGCGGGTGGGGGCTGGGGGGACGAGTTCCGAGCTGGAGAAGGTCAATCAGCGTCTTGACGCCCTCACGCAGCGCCTCGATGCCGTGCTGGGAGATGGCCGGGCGCCAGAGGTACGGGTGCGTGCTACGCCGCAGCGCCTCTCGTCGCCACGACCGAGCGGCGCGGCTTCAGCGGCTGCTTCGGCAGAAGACCGCGCTCCCGCAGACGGAAAGCCCGATCTCGAGCACAAGATGAAGGCCGGAGAGAGCATGTGGGACCTTGCCGATCACTATTATGGTGACGGCTCGATGCAGAACGCCTTGCTGCGCTACAACAAGATCACCGATCCCCGAGACGTCAAGGCGGGCGCCGTGGTCAAGATCCCGTCACGCGCTCGGCTCCTGTCTCCGAAGGCCGGAGCCTCGCCCTCGCCGATGGCCGACAGATCGTCGCGTCACGTTCGCCCCTCGACTGCGTCGGCGCGTCCGGTGAATCGCCTCCGAGGTGGCGCCCCTGTTGCTTCGGAACGGACTTCACCGACGCAGCCGCGCAAGGACAACGCCCCCGCCCCCACACCGCACTGA
- a CDS encoding (2Fe-2S)-binding protein: protein MPKTFKVHFSRSQRTLEIAEDGIILEQALRNGLNVDYGCQGGSCGSCMVKVNGDVFQWGRAIDDDEKAQGLALICSAYPLGDLEIDA, encoded by the coding sequence ATGCCCAAGACATTCAAGGTCCACTTCAGCCGCTCCCAGCGAACCCTCGAGATCGCGGAAGACGGCATCATCCTCGAGCAGGCCCTTCGCAACGGCCTCAACGTAGACTACGGCTGCCAGGGCGGGTCGTGTGGAAGCTGCATGGTGAAGGTGAATGGCGATGTCTTCCAGTGGGGGAGAGCCATCGACGACGATGAGAAGGCACAGGGGCTGGCCCTCATCTGCTCGGCATACCCCCTCGGCGATCTCGAGATCGACGCCTGA